Genomic DNA from Thermobifida alba:
GTCGTCGGGATGCGACCGGGTCAGTCCACGGCGCGTCGGGCCACCACGAACCGGTCCCGGTGTGCGAGGTCCTTGCGGTTGCGCACGTCGCGCCAGCCGAGCGATTCGGGCAGCAGCGGCGGGATGTCGATGCCCTGCCCGTCGCCGTGTTCGATGGCCAGGTATCCGCCCGGGCGCAGCAGTCGGCGGCCGACCGCCTCCAGTTGGCGGATCATGTCGAGCCCGTCGGCGCCCGCCCACAGTGCGGGCGCGGGGTCGTAGTCGCGGACCTCCGGCGGGATGTCGTCGGCGCCGTCCAGGGGCACGTACGGGGGGTTGGTGACGACCATGTCCACCTGGCCGTTGTACTCGGGCAGGCAGGTCCGCATGTCGGCGTGGTGGGCGGTGATCCGCTCGCCCAGGCCGCTGCGCGCGATGTTGCGCCGCGCCCACGACAGCGCGGCCGGGTCCAGTTCGACGGCGTGGACGCGGGAGCGGGGCACCTCCTGGGCGATGGAGATCGCGATGGCGCCCGATCCGGTCCCCAGGTCCACGACCAAGGGGTCGGCCACGTCCATGGCGCGCAGCACGTCGATCGCCCAGGAGACCATCATCTCGGTCTCCGGGCGTGGGACGAAGACGCCGGGGCCGACCGCCAGCTCCAGGTAGCGGAAGTAGGCGCGGCCGGTGATGTGCTGCAAGGGCTCGCGGGCGGCCCGCCGGGCCACGCACTCCCAGTAGCGGGCGTCGAAGTCGCTGTCGGCGACGGTGTGCAGCTCTCCTCGACGGACGCCGTGCACGAACGCCGCGAGCTCCTCGGCGTCCGTACGGGGCGAGGCGACTCCGGCCTCGGCGAGCCGCAGAGTGGCCCGCGCGACCTCGTCGAGCAGGAGGTTCACTGCTGGGCGGCCTCCAACCGCTCCTTGGTGTCGGCGTCCACGAGGGCCTGGATGACCCCGCCCAGCTCCCCGTCGAGCACCTGGTCGAGGTTGTAGGCCTTGTAGCCGACCCGGTGGTCGGAGATGCGGTTCTCCGGGAAGTTGTAGGTGCGCACCCGTTCGGAGCGGTCCACGGTGCGGACCTGGCTCCTGCGTTCGGCCTGGGCCTCGGCCTCCGCGGCGGCCTGCGCCTCGGCCAGCAGGCGGGCCCGCAGTACCCGCAGGGCCTGCTCCCTGTTCTGCAGCTGGCTCTTCTCGTTCTGGCAGGACACCACGATTCCGGTGGGCAGGTGGGTGATGCGCACCGCGGAGTCGGTGGTGTTGACACTCTGCCCGCCGGGCCCGGAGGAGCGGTAGACGTCGATGCGCAGATCGCTGTCGTTGATCTCCACCTCGATCTCCTCGGCCTCGGGCACCACCAGCACGCCGACGGCCGAGGTGTGGATGCGGCCCTGGGACTCGGTGACGGGGACGCGCTGCACGCGGTGCACCCCGCCCTCGAACTTCAGTTGCCGCCACACGCCCTGGCCGGGGTCGGTGCCGCCGCGGTTCTTGACCGCGATGGTGACGTCCTTGTAGCCGCCCAGATCGGAGTGGGTGGCGCTGATGATCTCGGTCTTCCAGCCCTGGCGTTCGGCGTAGCGCAGGTACATGCGCACCAGGTCGCCCGCGAACAGCGCGGACTCCTCGCCGCCCTCTCCCGCCTTGACCTCCAGGATGACGTCCTTGTCGTCGTTGGGGTCGCGCGGGATGAGCAGCATGCGCAGCCGCTCGACCAGCTCCTCGCGCTGGGCGCTGAGCTGCTTGGCCTCGTCGGCGAAGCTCGGGTCCTCGGCCGCCAGCTCCTGGGCGGCCTCGATGTCGCTCTCGACCTGGTTCAGCTCGCGGTAGGCGGCGATGACGGGGGTGAGCTGGGAATAGCGTTTGGCCAGGTTGCGCGCCTGGGCCTGGTCGGCGTGCACGGCTGGGTCGGCGAGCTGCTGCTCCAGCTCGTAGTACTCGCCGAGAAGGTCGTCCAGCTTCACTTCTTCTTACATCCCCAAGAGCGTCGGAACGGACGGAGCGGTCGTACCGGCGGTGCGCCCCGCACCGCGGGACGCACCGTTGCGAACGCTACTTGCGCTTGCCGAAACGCTTCTCGAAGCGGGCGACCCGACCGCCGGTGTCCAGGATCTTCTGCTTGCCCGTGTAGAACGGGTGGCAGGAGGAGCAGATCTCGGCCCGGATCGTGCCACTGGGCGCGGTGCTCCGGGTGACGAAGGTGTTGCCGCACGTGCAGGTCACCTGCGTGACGTGGTAGTCGGGGTGAATACCGGGTTTCATGTGGTTCTCCTCGCTAGTGGCGGTCGCCGGGCGCACGCGGCAGTGTCCGTCTCCGGATGAGGCGGGCGTGCGTGAACCGGTACCGCGGCGGTCGCCATACCAGTCTGCCAGACCGTGGAACCGCAATCGTCCAGCGCGTATTCCCGGACGGGCGGGCGGTGGAGCGGTGGGCGCACGACGTCGCTCGGCGGGACGCCGGATCGCCCGTTCCGCCGGTGCGTGGCCGCACCGGCGGAACGCTAGTCGTTCGATCCGACCGTGGTCTTCTGGACCTGCAGCAGGAACTCCGCGTTGCTCTTGGTCTTCTTCAGCTGCTCCAGGACCAGCTCCAGCGCCTGCTGGGTGTCCAGGGCGTGCAGCACCCGGCGAAGCTTCCAGATGATGTTGAGCTCCTCGGCGGAGAGCAGGATCTCCTCCTTGCGGGTGCTGGACGCCTCGACGTCCACCGCGGGGAAGATCCGCTTGTCGGCCAGGCTCCGGTTGAGCTTGAGCTCCATGTTTCCGGTGCCCTTGAACTCCTCGAAGATGACCTCGTCCATCCGGGAGCCGGTCTCGACCAGCGCGGTGGCCAGGATCGTCAGGGAGCCGCCGTTCTCGATGTTGCGGGCCGCGCCGAAGAACCGCTTCGGCGGGTACAGCGCGGTGGAGTCGACACCACCGGACAGGATGCGCCCGCTCGCCGGTGCGGAGAGGTTGTAGGCGCGTCCCAGGCGGGTGATGGAGTCGAGCAGCACCACGACGTCCAGGCCCATCTCGACCAGCCGCTTGGCCCGCTCGATGGCGAGTTCGGCGACGGTCGTGTGGTCCTCGGCGGGACGGTCGAAGGTGGAGTGGATGACCTCTCCCTTGACCGTGCGCTGCATGTCGGTGACCTCTTCGGGCCGCTCGTCGACGAGGACGACCATGAGGTGGCACTCGGGGTTGTTCTGGGTGATCGCGTTGGCGATCGCCTGCAGCACCATCGTCTTGCCGGCCTTGGGCGGGGAGACGATGAGGCCGCGCTGCCCCTTGCCGATGGGCGAGACGAGGTCGATGATGCGCGTGGTCAGGATGTTCGGCTCGGTCTCCAGGCGCAGCCGCTCCTGCGGGTACAGGGGCACCAGCTTGGCGAACTCGGGCCGGTTGCGCGCCCGCTCGGGCGGCATCCCGTTGACGCTGTCCAGGCGGACCAGCGCGTTGAACTTCTCCCGGCGCTCGCCCTCGCGCGGCTGGCGCACGGCGCCGGTGATGGCGTCCCCCTTGCGCAGGCCGTACTTGCGGACCTGGGCCAGCGAGACGTACACGTCGTTGGAGCCCGGCAGGTAGCCGGTGGTCCGCACGAACGCGTAGTTGTCGAGGATGTCCAGGATGCCCGCGACCGGCAGCAGGACGTCGTCCTCGCTGATCACCGGCTCCTGGTCCACGCGCTCGCGGTTGCGGCGGTCGCGGCGGTCGCGACGGCGTCCCCGGCGGCGTCCGCTGCCGCCGTTGTAGTCGTCGTCGTCACCGTCGCCCCGGTGGCCGTTCTGCTGCTGGGACGACTGCTGCTGCTCGCCGCCGCCGTCACGGTTGCGGTTGCGGCTGCGGCGGCGCTCCCGGCCCCCGTTCTGGCCGTTGCCGTTCTGGGTGCCGGCGCCCTGATCGGACTCGGTGGGGGCCGATGCCGCGGCGCTGTCCTCGGCGGTGTCGGTGCCCTCCGTCGTCTGCGACTCCGCGGTCTCCTCGCCGCCGCGCCTGCGGGAGCGGGTCCTGCGGGTGCGTTCGGGGCGTTCGGCCTGCTCCGTCTTGTCCTTGTCCGCTGCGGGCTCGGCCGCCGCGGACTCGGCCGCTGCGGGCTCGGCCGCCGGAGCCTCGGCCGAGGCGGATTCCTTCTCCTTCGTGGCCGCGCTGCTCGCGGCCTCGGCGGTTTTCGCCGTGGTGGTCTTGGGGGCGCTGACCGGCCCTCCCTGCTTGGCTTCGATCGCTGCGATGATCTCACTCTTGCGCATCCGGCCGGTGCCCGTGATTCCGAGGTCGGACGCCAGACGCTGCAGCTCCGTGAGCCTCAGCGCGGCCAGCCCGGTACCTCCGGAGCGGCTACGGGACCGCGTTGACGCGCTCTTGCCAGCGGGGGGCGCGGCGTCGCCGACGTCCACTTTGGACGAGGTCGTGTCCTGCGTACCGACCGCCGCGTCCTGGTGGAGTTCGGTGGTGTCGCTCACTAAGGGTCCTTCCCAAGGAGCGGGCTGGTGCCGTCATGGTGAACTGATCGGCCAGCCCGGTGGTGCGAACCGGCTGGGGCCGGGTCAGGCGTGCCCAGTGTGGATGCCGGAACCGCTGCTGGACAACGAGTTCTACCCGATCGCGGCAGGCTCTGGACACAGCCAGACACTGGGACGATGGGCTGGATGAGGCTGCCCTAGGGCCATCCTTTTGTTCCTGTGCCAGGAAACCGGGACTTCAGTGGATTGGGCAGAGCCACGGACACGCCGCGGATTCGACACAGTGGCTACCGTGCGGAGCGCTTGCGGGGCAGAGACCGCTCGCGCGGCTGACGCGGAAAACACTGCGGCGGGTGAGCACAGGCCCCGTGGTGGGGCATCTGGTGCTTCACCTAGCCTAACATCACCGGAGCCCACAGCTATTCCTCGACACAAGTCTATGAACGGGGAGAAGTGACACGTACCCCTACCAGATCGATTGCTAAGGGGCGTATGTGCCATTCAGTACCCGCTCGGCGCCGGATTGAATCAACCACGGCGCTGTTGTTTTGCAGAGATTCGCCGCGGGGGTCGCCCGCGGCGTCGTGGTACAGCACCAGGACGGTCGGTCCGGCTCCGGAGACCACCGCGGCCAGGCCGTCGCCGCGCAGGGACTCCACCAGCGCCGCGCTGCCGGGCATGGCCTCGGCCCGATACGACTGGTGCAGCCGGTCCTCGGTCGCCTCGAACAGCAGCTCGGGACACTCGCGGACGGCTGCGACCAGCAGTGCGGCGCGCCCCGCGGAGAAGGCGGCGTCGGCGTGCGGCACGGCCTCGGGAAGCAGTCCCCGCGCCCGCTCGGTGGACAGGCTCTGGCGGGGCACGCACACGATCGGCAGCACACCGGGGGCGGGGTGCGCCGCCCAGGCGCGCCAGGTCTTGGCGCCGCGCCAGGCGACGGTGAACCCTCCGTAGACGCACGGGGCCACGTTGTCGGGGTGCCCCTCGATGTCGGCCGCGGTCTGGAAGACCCAGTCCCGGTCGAGGCGGTCGCCGCCGTCGGCCAGGGCCGCCGCGGCGGCCACGCCCGCGACGATCGCCGACGCCGAGGAGCCCAGCCCGCGACCGTGCGGGATGGCGTTGCGGCAGCGCAGGTCGACGCCGGGCATGGTCTGGCCGACGGCGTCGAACGCGGCGCGCATGGCGCGGACCACGAGATGCGAGTCGTCGAGGGGCACGGCGTCGGCGCCCTCCCCCTCGACAGCCACCGTGACGCCGCGGTCGTCGCGGAGCCGGACCTCGATCTCGTCGGACAGGTCCAGGGCGATGCCCAGGGAGTCGAACCCTGGTCCGAGGTTCGCACTGGTGGCTGGGGTGCGCACGGTGACCGTGGTGCGCTGCGGCTGAGGCATTCGGTGGCTCCGGGTGGGGAAGGGCGGGGCTAGGCCAGGCCGAGCGCGGCCGCGGCGGCCTGGGCGTCGACGGGGATCGTGATGGCCGAGGAGGCTCCGGCCAGGGCCCAGTCGGGGTCCTTGAGCCCGTTGCCGGTGACCGTGCAGACGACGCGGCTGCCCCGCTCGATCCGACCGGCCTCGACCGCCTGGAGCAGGCCCGCCACGCTGGCCGCGGAGGCCAGCTCCACGAAGACCCCCTCCTGGCCCGCGAGCAGCCGGTAGGCGGCGAGGATCTGCCGGTCGGTGACGGAGTCGATGCTGCCCCCGGACTCGTCGCGGGCCTTCTCCGCCAGCTGCCAGGAGGCCGGGTTGCCGATCCGGATGGCGGTGGCGATGGTGCGCGGCTGGGTGACCGGGGCGCCGTTGACGATCGGCGCCGCGCCGCTGGCCTGGAAGCCGAACATGCGCGGCAGCCGGGTGGCGCGGCCGTCGGAGTGGTACTCCTGGTAGCCCATCCAGTAGGCGGTGATGTTGCCCGCGTTGCCCACCGGCAGGCAGTGCACGTCGGGAGCGTCGCCCAGCGCGTCCACGATCTCGAACGACGCGGTCTTCTGTCCCTGGAGACGGAACGGGTTGACCGAGTTGACCAGCGCCACCGGGTAGTCGATGGAGAGTTTGCGGGCCAGTTCCAGGCAGTCGTCGAAGTTGCCGTCGACCTGGAGGAGGCGGGCGCCGTGGACGAGCGCCTGGGCCAGTTTGCCCATGGCGATCTTGCCCTGGGGCACCAGGACCGCGCAGGTCATGCCGGCGCGCACCGCGTAGGCGGCGGCGCTGGCGCTGGTGTTGCCGGTCGAGGCGCAGATGACCGCCTTGGCCCCGTCCTCGGCCGCCTTGGAGATGGCCATGGTCATCCCGCGGTCCTTGAAGGAGCCCGTGGGGTTGAGGCCCTCGACCTTGAGGTAGACCTCGCATCCGGTCAGCTCCGAGACCCGCGTGGCGGGAACCAGCGGCGTGCCTCCCTCAAGCAGGGTGACGACCGGGGTGTTCGCCGTGACGGGAAGGCGATCGCGATATTCCTCGACGATTCCTCGCCACGCCCGTGCCATGCTCATGACAGGGCCCTTTCGAGTGGTGTGACTGGGTGGACGACCGGACGCCGCCGATGCGTCCGGATGGGGTGGGTGCCCGTGGCGCGACCGCGTGTGATCTCGCGGCCCGCCCCCGATTTTAGGGCCCCTCGGCCCGCGGCGCGCGTCGGGAGCCGCCCGTCCCGCCTGGTCGCGCCGGTGGCCTCCGCCGGCCGGGGGCGCCGCTGTCCGCCGCTCATCGCTCGTCGCTGAAGGTCTCGACCCGCATGACGCTGGCGACCGCGCGGACCTCGTCGTGGCCGCGCAGCTGCGCCACCGTCCGGGCCAGCGCGGCGTCGGGCGCGGCGTGGCTGACCAAGACGAGCTGGGCGTCGTCGCCGTGGCCCTCCTGGCGGACGTGGCGGATGGACACCCCGTTGGCGGCGAACACCTCGGCGACCTTGGCCAGCACTCCGGGCCGGTCGGCGACGTCCAACGAGACGTGGTAGCTGGTGACGGTCTCGCCCATGGGGTGGACGGGCAGTCCGGAGTCGGCCTGGCCGTCGGCCACGAAGGTGCGCGCCAGCCGGTTGCGGGCCACCGCGACCAGGTCGCCCAGGACCGCGCTGGCGGTGGGCACGCCTCCGGCGCCCGCCCCGTAGAACATCAGCCGCCCGGCGGACTCGGCCTCCACGAACACCGCGTTGTAGGCGCCCTTGACGCTGGCCAGCGGGTGCTCGCGGGGCAGCATCACCGGGTGCACCCGCACGCCGATGCCGGACCCGTCGGCGGAGCGCTGGCAGATGGCCAGGAGTTTGACCACGCAGCCCATCGCCCGGGCGCTGGCGATGTCGGCGGCGGAGACCTCGGTGATGCCCTCGCGGTGCACGTCGGCGGCGGTCACCGGGGTGTGGAAGGCGAGGCGGGCCAGGATCGCGGCCTTGGCTGCGGCGTCGAAGCCCTCCACGTCGGCGGTCGGGTCGGCCTCGGCGTATCCCAGTGCCTGGGCCTCCTCCAGCGACTCGGTGAAACCGGCGTCCAGGGTGTCCATCCGGTCCAGGATGTAGTTGGTGGTGCCGTTGACGATGCCCAGCACCCGGTTGACGCGGTCCCCGGCCAGCGAGTCGCGCAGCGGCCGCAGCAGGGGGATCGCCCCGGCCACGCTGGCCTCGTAGTAGACGTCGACCCCGGCCTCGCGCGCGGCGGCGTGGACGGTCGCGCCGTCCTCGGCGAGCAGCGCCTTGTTGGCGGTCACCACGGACTTGCCCGCCTTGATCGCGGCGAGGATGAGCGACCGGGCGGGTTCGATCCCGCCGATGACCTCCACCACGAGATCGATGTCGTCCCTGGTCACCAGGCTCATGGCGTCGGTGGTGAACAGCTCGGGGGCCACGCCCGTACCGCGCGCGCGGTCCAGGCGGCGCAC
This window encodes:
- the prmC gene encoding peptide chain release factor N(5)-glutamine methyltransferase, which gives rise to MNLLLDEVARATLRLAEAGVASPRTDAEELAAFVHGVRRGELHTVADSDFDARYWECVARRAAREPLQHITGRAYFRYLELAVGPGVFVPRPETEMMVSWAIDVLRAMDVADPLVVDLGTGSGAIAISIAQEVPRSRVHAVELDPAALSWARRNIARSGLGERITAHHADMRTCLPEYNGQVDMVVTNPPYVPLDGADDIPPEVRDYDPAPALWAGADGLDMIRQLEAVGRRLLRPGGYLAIEHGDGQGIDIPPLLPESLGWRDVRNRKDLAHRDRFVVARRAVD
- the prfA gene encoding peptide chain release factor 1; protein product: MKLDDLLGEYYELEQQLADPAVHADQAQARNLAKRYSQLTPVIAAYRELNQVESDIEAAQELAAEDPSFADEAKQLSAQREELVERLRMLLIPRDPNDDKDVILEVKAGEGGEESALFAGDLVRMYLRYAERQGWKTEIISATHSDLGGYKDVTIAVKNRGGTDPGQGVWRQLKFEGGVHRVQRVPVTESQGRIHTSAVGVLVVPEAEEIEVEINDSDLRIDVYRSSGPGGQSVNTTDSAVRITHLPTGIVVSCQNEKSQLQNREQALRVLRARLLAEAQAAAEAEAQAERRSQVRTVDRSERVRTYNFPENRISDHRVGYKAYNLDQVLDGELGGVIQALVDADTKERLEAAQQ
- the rpmE gene encoding 50S ribosomal protein L31; the protein is MKPGIHPDYHVTQVTCTCGNTFVTRSTAPSGTIRAEICSSCHPFYTGKQKILDTGGRVARFEKRFGKRK
- the rho gene encoding transcription termination factor Rho; the encoded protein is MSDTTELHQDAAVGTQDTTSSKVDVGDAAPPAGKSASTRSRSRSGGTGLAALRLTELQRLASDLGITGTGRMRKSEIIAAIEAKQGGPVSAPKTTTAKTAEAASSAATKEKESASAEAPAAEPAAAESAAAEPAADKDKTEQAERPERTRRTRSRRRGGEETAESQTTEGTDTAEDSAAASAPTESDQGAGTQNGNGQNGGRERRRSRNRNRDGGGEQQQSSQQQNGHRGDGDDDDYNGGSGRRRGRRRDRRDRRNRERVDQEPVISEDDVLLPVAGILDILDNYAFVRTTGYLPGSNDVYVSLAQVRKYGLRKGDAITGAVRQPREGERREKFNALVRLDSVNGMPPERARNRPEFAKLVPLYPQERLRLETEPNILTTRIIDLVSPIGKGQRGLIVSPPKAGKTMVLQAIANAITQNNPECHLMVVLVDERPEEVTDMQRTVKGEVIHSTFDRPAEDHTTVAELAIERAKRLVEMGLDVVVLLDSITRLGRAYNLSAPASGRILSGGVDSTALYPPKRFFGAARNIENGGSLTILATALVETGSRMDEVIFEEFKGTGNMELKLNRSLADKRIFPAVDVEASSTRKEEILLSAEELNIIWKLRRVLHALDTQQALELVLEQLKKTKSNAEFLLQVQKTTVGSND
- the thrB gene encoding homoserine kinase: MPQPQRTTVTVRTPATSANLGPGFDSLGIALDLSDEIEVRLRDDRGVTVAVEGEGADAVPLDDSHLVVRAMRAAFDAVGQTMPGVDLRCRNAIPHGRGLGSSASAIVAGVAAAAALADGGDRLDRDWVFQTAADIEGHPDNVAPCVYGGFTVAWRGAKTWRAWAAHPAPGVLPIVCVPRQSLSTERARGLLPEAVPHADAAFSAGRAALLVAAVRECPELLFEATEDRLHQSYRAEAMPGSAALVESLRGDGLAAVVSGAGPTVLVLYHDAAGDPRGESLQNNSAVVDSIRRRAGTEWHIRPLAIDLVGVRVTSPRS
- the thrC gene encoding threonine synthase produces the protein MSMARAWRGIVEEYRDRLPVTANTPVVTLLEGGTPLVPATRVSELTGCEVYLKVEGLNPTGSFKDRGMTMAISKAAEDGAKAVICASTGNTSASAAAYAVRAGMTCAVLVPQGKIAMGKLAQALVHGARLLQVDGNFDDCLELARKLSIDYPVALVNSVNPFRLQGQKTASFEIVDALGDAPDVHCLPVGNAGNITAYWMGYQEYHSDGRATRLPRMFGFQASGAAPIVNGAPVTQPRTIATAIRIGNPASWQLAEKARDESGGSIDSVTDRQILAAYRLLAGQEGVFVELASAASVAGLLQAVEAGRIERGSRVVCTVTGNGLKDPDWALAGASSAITIPVDAQAAAAALGLA
- a CDS encoding homoserine dehydrogenase, with protein sequence MALKVALLGCGVVGSQVVRLLNERSRELADRIGTPLEIGGIAVRRLDRARGTGVAPELFTTDAMSLVTRDDIDLVVEVIGGIEPARSLILAAIKAGKSVVTANKALLAEDGATVHAAAREAGVDVYYEASVAGAIPLLRPLRDSLAGDRVNRVLGIVNGTTNYILDRMDTLDAGFTESLEEAQALGYAEADPTADVEGFDAAAKAAILARLAFHTPVTAADVHREGITEVSAADIASARAMGCVVKLLAICQRSADGSGIGVRVHPVMLPREHPLASVKGAYNAVFVEAESAGRLMFYGAGAGGVPTASAVLGDLVAVARNRLARTFVADGQADSGLPVHPMGETVTSYHVSLDVADRPGVLAKVAEVFAANGVSIRHVRQEGHGDDAQLVLVSHAAPDAALARTVAQLRGHDEVRAVASVMRVETFSDER